DNA from Roseimicrobium sp. ORNL1:
GCGCAACGTGGGTGGGAGCGGATGCCATCATCAAGGGTGTATTCGAGGGCAACGCCGGCCGGTGGGAGGGATTCGGGTTCGACATCGAACAGTACCTCGACGCGGGCACCAGTGTGGTCGTCACAGGCACCTATCGGGGCACGCACCGGGTGTCGGGGAAATCGTTCCATGCCGCCACCGTGCACATCTTCGATCTGCAGGATGGCCGGGCGGCGAGGTTCCGCCAGTTCACCGACACGAAGGTTATCTGCGATGCCCTTCCGGCCTGAATTTGGCGGGTGAAGGCCGTTTTCAGGTGGTCAGGGGAAGGCGCTGTTCACCACAAACGGCCTTCAGCAGCAAGGGATTTTCACAACCCGGGAAAAAATTTTCTAGAAAAAGACCTGAGCCCCTGTGTGGCGCGATTGTCAATATGAACGGGTGAGGTCCCATGTGCTTGCACATCGGATCCCACCAAAACCCACAGGCTGTGCTTGAACCCCCAACCTTACCACTGCCATGAATACCTCCCTACCGCATCTCAGTGAGGCAAAGCCCTCGCTTCGCAATCTGCATCCGCAAATCATCGGGGATGCCCTGTACTGTTTCTCCAAGTTCGATCCGGCCTGTGTGCGCCATCTTCGGGACAACGTGCAGCGCCTCGTGCGGGGCAGCTACTCTGACGGCCGCGGACGCGGCTGCATCTTCGGGATCCTGAGTGAACTGCTTCCCGCCAACCAGCGGATCCATGACCGCGAGTCCCTGACCACCTACTTCACCGGTGGCCACGGCCCGCTCTTCCGTGAACGCGAATGCTACCAGCCCGCCCGCTACCTCGTGCGCGTCTGGGATGGCGATCGCGACCCCGGCACCGTGCTCCGGTATGAGAACTGGAACGGCAGCTTCACCGCCGAACAGGTGCGCGAACTGGCCCAACTCCATCTCGAATTGCTCGAAGCCCAGGAGCAGGAAGAAGCCGAGCAGACGCCCGCCGCCACCCGCGCATCCACCATGACCATGGCTGCCATGCTCGTGGATTGAGCAGTGCTTGGTTTATTCCAGACTGAGCAAAATTCGTAAGCCGCCGCAGGACATCACCTGCGGCGGCTTTTTTGTGACTTGGCGCAAGGATTTTCTTCCCACGCTGTTTACCTTTCCCTTCAATTCCCGGCTCAACCTTCCGACTCCCGCTCCCCCACACACTCCCGCATGTCTTCACACCGCTCCCGCAACATGGCTCTTCTGGCCGCCTTCCTCGGCTGGATGTTCGACGGATTTGAAATGGGCCTGTTCCCGCTGATTGGGAAGCCAGCGCTGAAGGATCTCCTGGCAGGTGCACACACCGCGGCGGAACTGAACAACCTGGTGGACAACTGGTTCACCGTGATCATTGCCACCTTCCTGGTCGGAGCTGCGACGGGCGGTGTCTTCTTCGGATGGCTGGGCGATCGCATCGGCCGCGTGAAGGCCATGACCTTCAGCATTTTCACGTATGCCATCTTCACCGGTTTGTGCGGTTTTGCCACGGAGGCGTGGCAGATCGCGCTGCTGCGCTTCGTGGCCTCCCTGGGCATGGGTGGTGAGTGGGCGCTTGGTGTGGCGCTGGTAAATGAACTCTGGACCAAGGGCAGCCGAGCCTGGGTCGCGGGTGCCATCGGTGCCGCGGCGAATGTCGGCTATCTTCTGGTAGCCCTGCTCAGCTTGGGCATGAGCGCCTTCATCGGCACCATCACCGGCTGGGCCACTTCTCTGGGGGCATCCCAGCAGCTCAATGACTACTTGTTCGCCCATGGTGCGTGGCGCTTCCTCATGATTTCCGGCGCCTTCCCCGCGATCCTCATTTTCATCATCCGAATCTTTGTGCCGGAATCAGACAAGTGGGAGGAGGAGAAGAAATCCGGCTCCACCTCGCACTGGAGCACTGCCGATCTCAATGGCGTGCTGCTGGGAGCAGCCGTGGCCATGTTCATGATCTATGCTTGGTCGCCCATGGGCTTCAAGCCCGCCCTTGCGACCATCATCACGGTAGTCGGCTTCGGTGTGGTCATCTGGGGGTTCCTCCTGCCGGTACGTCGCTATTTGCACCGCTCGGCAACTGCAGGACACATGACTCACGAGACCCGGCTCACCATCCGGAAGAATCTGCTCATCGGTGCCACGCTCGCCGGGATTGCCCTGCTGGGCACCTGGGGCGCGGCACAGCATGCCCCGAAGTGGTCCGACTCCCTGAATCTGCATGGCATGGAACCGGTGAACGTGCGGGCCTACACCCAGCTCGCCACGGCTTTCGGCGCGTGTGTGCTGGCATTGCTCACGCCGGTAGTGGCGGACCTGCTGAACCGCCGCATCACCTACTTGCTGTGCTGTATCTTTGCCATGGCGTCTTCCATCACGTTCTTCCGCACCAACACGGAGATTAATACCTGGTTTTTCATCAGCGCGTTCCTCATGGGGGGCCTCACGGCCTCTTTCTACGGCTTCTTCCCCCTCTACCTGCCGGAACTCTTCCCGACCGCAGTACGCGCGACCGGCCAGGGGTTCTGCTTCAATGTCGGCCGCATCATCGCGGCGGTGGGTGGCCTGCAGCTCGCGAACCTCATCGGGTGGTTTGGCACCCCGGTAAACGCCTACACCATCCTCTGCTCTGTCTATATTGTGGGGATGATTCTGGTCTGGTTCGCCCCGGAGACGAAGGGGAAGAAGCTGGCCTGAGGAAAGTTTTCAGAGCTGGGCGCAGCCATGCATCCAGCTCTATATCAGGCACGTATACATGCTTTGCACGCCCCTGTAGAGCGGAAGGTGCCCAATCTGATTGCCCCGGAAATCCCATTGTGTCTTGACATCCGGCGGACTCGTATGCCTTTGTGCCTTTTATGTCCAAAGCCCTCATCATCGCCGAAAAGCCCAGCGTCGCGGCCGATCTTGCCCGCGCGCTCGCCAAGGCTCCCGGCATGACCGCGTTCCACAAGGAGAACGACTATTTCGAAAATGACACCCACGTCATCACCTCCGCCGTGGGTCACCTGCTGGAGCAGGAAATGCCCATGAAGGATGGCAAGAAGATCGGCTGGGGCTTCACCACCCTGCCCATCCTCCCGGAGAAGTTCGAGCTCAAGCCCATCGACAAGACCGCCGACCGCTACCGGGTGGTCTCCCGCCTCATCAAGCGCAAGGACGTGGGCGAAATCATCAACGCCTGCGACGCCGGCCGTGAAGGGGAGCTGATTTTCCGCAACATCATCGAGGCTACCGGGACGAACAAGCCCATCCGCCGCATGTGGATGCAGTCCATGACGAACAACGCCATCATGGAGGCCTTCCAGCAGATGCGGTCAGACGAGGACATGCAGCCGCTGGCCGCCGCTGCGAAGTGCCGTAGCGAGAGCGACTGGATCGTTGGTATTAATAGCACACGCGCGCTCACCGCGTTGAATTCCCGCCACGGCGGTTTCCGCCTCACCCCGGTGGGTCGTGTGCAGACCCCCACGCTGACCATCATGGCCAAGCGCGAGCGGGAGATCGCGAACTTCGTCCCACGCACCTACTGGGAAGTGCACGCCCTCTTCGGCGTGAAGGCCGGAGAGTACGCCGGCCGCTGGCTGGATGAAGCGTGGAAGAAGGACGACACGGACGAACACAGCAAGGCCGAGCGCATCTGGGACAAGGAACTGGCCGACGCCATCCTGGCCCGCTGCAAGGGCAAGGAAGCGATCGTGGAAGAAACCACGAAGCCGACCCGCCAGATTGCGCCGCTGCTCTACGATCTTACCAGCCTGCAACGCGAGGCCAGCAACCGCTTTGGCTTCAGCGCCCGCCGTACCCTGCAGCTCGCCCAGTCGCTCTATGAGCGGCACAAGGCACTCACCTATCCTCGTACCGACTCCCGTTTCCTGCCGAATGACTACATCGGCACGGTGAAGGGCACCATCAAGAGCTTCTCCCAGCTCACGAGCGCGAAGTCCGGCGCCTTCCCCACGGAACTGCGCCCTTTCTGCGACCGCATCCTGGACAATGACTGGGTGCGCCCGAACCGGCGTATCTTCGACGGCAGCAAGGTGAGCGACCACTTTGCCATCATCCCCACCGGGCAGATGCCGCCCAAGAGCCTGGATGAGGCGGAGCAGAAGCTCTACGACATGGTGCTGCGCCGCTTCCTCGCGGTGTTCTTCCCCGCAGCTGAGTTCGACGTGACTACCCGCATCTCACGCATTGGCGAAGACGCTTTCAAGTCGGACGGCAAGATCATGCGCGTGCCCGGCTGGCTGGAAGTCTATGGCAAGAAGGCCGCGGACGAGCAGGACGGCGAAGGCGGTGGCAAGGTCCTCGTGCCGGTGGATCCGAATGAAAAGGCCAAGGTGCACGACATCGAGACCCGCGAAGAGTCGACCAAGCCCCCACCCCGCTACAACGAAGCGACCCTGCTCTCCACCATGGAAGGCGCGGGCAAGCTGGTGGAGGACGAAGAACTCGCCGAAGCCATGAGCGAGCGTGGCCTGGGCACTCCCGCCACACGTGCCGCCATCATCGAAGGCCTGATCTTCGACAAGTACATCGAGCGCGACAAACGCGATCTCATTGTGACCACCAAGGGTCTCGAACTGGTGGACCAGCTCAATGAAATCGGCGCGGAGACGCTCTCCTCCCCTGAGCTGACCGGCCAGTGGGAATACAAGCTGCGTGAAATGGAGCACCGCCGTCTCGACCGCGGCAGCTTCATGAAGGACATCCGCAACCTCGCGGCCGACATCGTGGACAAGAGCAAGGCGTACGTGAAGACCATGAAGGAAAAGGCCTTCCCGGACTTCCACGCCACGTGCCCTTTCTGCGGCAGCAAATCCTTCAAGCAGACCACCGACTACTACCTGTGCAAGGGTGACAACTGCAAGCTGCGCGTCTTCAAGAACGTGGCGGGCAAGGAGCTCACTGAGGACCAGGTGCGCACCCTCATCGAGAAACGTTTCCTCGAACCGATGGATGGATTCCGCAGCCGTCTCGGCAAGGAGTTCCGCGCCGGCATCGAGATCAAGGAGGACAAGAAGGTCAACTTTGTCTTCGAGAAAGGCCAGAGCGATGAGTTGGACTGGAATGAAGCCCCCGTGCTCTGCCCCTGCCCCGTGTGCGCGAAGGCGGGTCGCAAGTCTGACATTCACGTCCTGCCCAATGCCTACGCGTGCAAGATCGCGATGACCGATGCGAAGAAGTGCAACGCTCGCCTTCCGCGTGAGCTTTGCAAGAAGGCCATCACCGAAGAGAACGCGAAGAAGTTCTTCACCGAGGGCAAGACCGGCCTCATCGAAGGCATGATCTCCAAGAAGGGTCGCCCCTTCAGTTCCTTCCTCGTGTGCAACGTGGGTGGCAAGCGCCTGCTGAGCTGGGAGTTTCCGCCTCGGGAGGCCAAACCGAAGGCCGCGAAGAAGACAGCGACGGCGAGGGAGAAGTTCGGGAAGAAGAAGGCTGTCGAGGAATAGACTAGCTCTTCATCGCTTGCCCCCATTCTTAGTGAGTCGCTCGTTTTTGCTTTTTACCTCATCGACAATTTCCCGAACCACAGCTCGCGCCATTTCGCCAATTTCATCCTTGGTCAACTTTTCTTGGTAGAGATGTTGCCAGACCGGTTGATTTGGCCGGAATCGCTGCACCGAGTATTTGAGCCTTTCAAAGTGCACATGAAAAGAAGCGCTCACATCGAAGGTCTCAAGTCCTGACCTTCTAAAATTCTTGAATACGAATCCCACAGTAAGGGATTCAATATCACCCTTCCCATACTCGCGATTGAACATGGGCCACTTTACTGGAGGAGAGGTGGCCTCGCTTAGGTCTGTGGATGCTTCAAGTGTCTCAGAATGGTAAGTCGATCGATATGTAGATTTCGTTGTGACCTCCGCATTTACAAACCATTCTGAAATCGGCAGCAACATTCTCTTAATTTCCAAGAAAAGGGGGACAATCGAAGTCTCCATGACTTCATCGAGAGCTTTTATGGAGAAGGGCTCGGCTTCTTCGACGGCTGAGAGTTCCATCTTGAGCAACGCAATTTCCTTCTCCAAATCCGTAGGCTCGTGAATATCCTCTCCCTTCACTCCTTTCGTGAAGAGGTCCAAGGAATCCCTGACATGCTCGGCGACGAGTTGAATCAATTCATTCGCGTTCCCGGCATCCGCTTGCCTGAGCGCATAAAGGTAAGCATCGCGCTCACCGTTCCGAATTACCACTGGAGGATATCCTTCCCGCATCAGCAGCAGATTCATGAGCAGCCTGGCCATGCGCCCATTGCCATCGTCAAAGGGATGAATAGCCGTAAATCGATGATGAAAATATGCTGCGATTTCAACCACATGTATTGCCCGCTTTTCTGAAGCTTCTCTTTCCCATGTCACCAACTCCCGCATGTTCGCGGGTGTTTCCAAGGGCGTGGAATAGTAGTGCATTTCCCCCGTTGGAGTCCTTACGTGATTAGGCTGAGTTTTGTACTCGCCAATAGAAACAGTTTTTGACGTAGGCTGCCCGTCCGGAGTGAGCGCAGGAACGTTGTAAGGCTCGACCAGCAACACCCGATGCATCTCGCGGATCACTACCTCCGTGATCGGCTCTTTGTTCCTTACCAATTGCAGCAGGTAGTTGATGGCATCGCTGTGCCCTTTGAGATCCAAATGGTCCTTGAGCGGTTTCCCCTTGGCCGTAAGCCCTTCCATCAAGAACATCTCGGTCTCACCCTGCGTGAGTTTGTTGCCCTCAATCGCATTTGAGTGATAAGTCCACCACAGCCTGAATTTTTGCAAAACCCGCTGCTCAACCTCCCGGTCAAATGGGCGCAAAGCATCCAGTTCACCCTTCAGTTTGTCGATTTCCTGGAACAATGATGGAAGGCCAGCCATGCGTGATTGTACGAACACCCCATAAGTTTGGCAATGAACATGCAGCAGAACGCATTGCTCCTTGACTCAATCAGAAAGCCAACTTCCAATCATCACCGGTACCCTTCCTCCGCTCCCATGACCCTCTTCGAAAAGATCATCGCCCGCGAGATTCCGGCTGACATCATCTATGAAGATGACTTCTGCGTGTCCTTCCGCGACATCAATCCGAAGGCACCGGTGCATGTCTTGATCGTGCCGAAGAAGGTCATCCCGCGTGTGGGTGATGCGGTGGCGGGAGACCAGGAGACACTGGGTGCCCTGCTGCTGGCCGCGGGGAAAATCGCCACCCAGCTCGGCGTGAACTCCACGGACAAAGGATTCCGCCTCGTAATCAATCACGGCAAGGATGCCGGGGAGACCGTGCCGCATATGCACGTGCACCTGCTGGCTGGGCGTGAACTCGGCTGGCCGCCGGGCTGAGGCGCCTGAGTGTTGGACTGATTTGATATTTCCCGAGGCTTCAGGCCTCTCCAATGATTGGGGGCACTCTTGCCCCCATTTTTCTTTCCGCGTATCCAGGCAGAAGGCGATTTCCTCTGCCGATGGGATGGTTGAGGCATGCCGGATGCTGGGAGATGCGACGCTAAACGGGGGCAGGAATGCCCCCGATCCTTGGGAAGGGCGGCGGCGACGGTTGTCGCTTCACCGGCTCTCCTCCTCATTTGGCGCATCGACACCCCAGCTTGCGGAGAGCCTGGCAGACAATTTTGCCCCCCTAGAATGCCATACGTCGGGCGCTTATGCCGTTCGTTCCTCGAAAGGAAAAACTTGCCATTTCCAAATTTTCTGGCAAATCTAAGGTAACCCTGATTTTCAAGAAACCTTAAGCTGGTAGGCCATGAAACGTTTTCTCCTTCCTCTGGCAGCGCTTGCTTGCAGCGTTACCCCTGGCATTGCGCAGAACTACCAGACGCAGTACCCGTACGATCCGTACAACGCGGCACCTACCCCGACGCAGTATCAGGAGTACCAGTCCTCCCCCTCCCAGCCGAACTACAGCTATGGCGGCGGTGGCGGAAGCAGTGGCGACTACTCGAAGCAAAGCTACGGAGGCGGCTCGACGAGCAGCGGCTCCGGTTCCCGGTACTCAGACCTCTTGAGCTGGGGCTACCTGGAAGGTCACTACGCCTACAACGACTTCCGCGGTGACGACAAGCTGGATGGCGACAGCGGATTCGGCGTGAATCTGAGTGTGCAGTTGATGAAGATCGGCTTCCTCCACTTTGGCCTAGACCGCATCCTGGCAGAAGGTCCCAGTGCGCAGGATATTGAAGTCACCTCCGTAAAACTGGGTGGTGGCGCATTTATCCCCATTGGTGAGCGTTTCCATCTCTACGGTGAAGTCGGCTTCCGCTATGACTGGACCGGCGGTGATCTGGATTACATCTACAAAGATGACATTTCCCTCTACCTGCGTCCGGGGGTTCGCTTTGCCGTGACGGAGAACTTCGAACTCACCGCAAGCGTCCTCTTCTCCAACACGGACAATTTCAATGAATACGTCGTCGAAGTGAGCGGCTACTACGCCCTTCTCGACTGGCTGGATGTAGGCGGTGGCGTGGACATCGGCGACGACTACAACACCTACCGTGTGGGTGGCCGCTGGAGGTGGTAGTAGACAATAGTCCGCCGAGCTTCGGCGGCCAGTGGTGGTAGCTGCACGTGGGATCTCTTCCCGAAGGAAGGCGTGAGCGCCCCCTCCAAGCAATGCAAAATGAGAAGTGATAAATGAAAAGTGCAAAATGGAATGCACCTCAGTCACTTTTCATTTTTCACCTTTCATTTCTCATTTTGCATTTCTTAGCGCACCACCGCTGAGGGCTCGGCGGACTACCTCCTACTTTCCTTGTCCAATCCACCGTGATTGGCGCTCACAGGGTGTACGCATTCCCGCACCCTGATGAAGTTTACATTTTCCCTTTCTTCCCTTCGCAAGCTCCTGTCAGTGGTTGGACTTGGGTGTCTTACAGTAAGCGGCAGCATAACCCACGGCGCCCCAGCAACGTCCCATGACCTCGTGGTGTATGGCGGCACGCCGGGTGGCATTGCCTGCGCGATCGCGGCAGCACGAGAAGGGAAATCCGTGCTGCTGCTGGAGACCACGAAACATCTCGGCGGCCTGACGACCGGCGGGCTCTCTCA
Protein-coding regions in this window:
- a CDS encoding nuclear transport factor 2 family protein, with protein sequence MTNIELIQSLYRAYRSQDYDTFRALCTPDIAWIQSEGFPGGATWVGADAIIKGVFEGNAGRWEGFGFDIEQYLDAGTSVVVTGTYRGTHRVSGKSFHAATVHIFDLQDGRAARFRQFTDTKVICDALPA
- a CDS encoding MFS transporter; translation: MSSHRSRNMALLAAFLGWMFDGFEMGLFPLIGKPALKDLLAGAHTAAELNNLVDNWFTVIIATFLVGAATGGVFFGWLGDRIGRVKAMTFSIFTYAIFTGLCGFATEAWQIALLRFVASLGMGGEWALGVALVNELWTKGSRAWVAGAIGAAANVGYLLVALLSLGMSAFIGTITGWATSLGASQQLNDYLFAHGAWRFLMISGAFPAILIFIIRIFVPESDKWEEEKKSGSTSHWSTADLNGVLLGAAVAMFMIYAWSPMGFKPALATIITVVGFGVVIWGFLLPVRRYLHRSATAGHMTHETRLTIRKNLLIGATLAGIALLGTWGAAQHAPKWSDSLNLHGMEPVNVRAYTQLATAFGACVLALLTPVVADLLNRRITYLLCCIFAMASSITFFRTNTEINTWFFISAFLMGGLTASFYGFFPLYLPELFPTAVRATGQGFCFNVGRIIAAVGGLQLANLIGWFGTPVNAYTILCSVYIVGMILVWFAPETKGKKLA
- a CDS encoding DNA topoisomerase III, translating into MSKALIIAEKPSVAADLARALAKAPGMTAFHKENDYFENDTHVITSAVGHLLEQEMPMKDGKKIGWGFTTLPILPEKFELKPIDKTADRYRVVSRLIKRKDVGEIINACDAGREGELIFRNIIEATGTNKPIRRMWMQSMTNNAIMEAFQQMRSDEDMQPLAAAAKCRSESDWIVGINSTRALTALNSRHGGFRLTPVGRVQTPTLTIMAKREREIANFVPRTYWEVHALFGVKAGEYAGRWLDEAWKKDDTDEHSKAERIWDKELADAILARCKGKEAIVEETTKPTRQIAPLLYDLTSLQREASNRFGFSARRTLQLAQSLYERHKALTYPRTDSRFLPNDYIGTVKGTIKSFSQLTSAKSGAFPTELRPFCDRILDNDWVRPNRRIFDGSKVSDHFAIIPTGQMPPKSLDEAEQKLYDMVLRRFLAVFFPAAEFDVTTRISRIGEDAFKSDGKIMRVPGWLEVYGKKAADEQDGEGGGKVLVPVDPNEKAKVHDIETREESTKPPPRYNEATLLSTMEGAGKLVEDEELAEAMSERGLGTPATRAAIIEGLIFDKYIERDKRDLIVTTKGLELVDQLNEIGAETLSSPELTGQWEYKLREMEHRRLDRGSFMKDIRNLAADIVDKSKAYVKTMKEKAFPDFHATCPFCGSKSFKQTTDYYLCKGDNCKLRVFKNVAGKELTEDQVRTLIEKRFLEPMDGFRSRLGKEFRAGIEIKEDKKVNFVFEKGQSDELDWNEAPVLCPCPVCAKAGRKSDIHVLPNAYACKIAMTDAKKCNARLPRELCKKAITEENAKKFFTEGKTGLIEGMISKKGRPFSSFLVCNVGGKRLLSWEFPPREAKPKAAKKTATAREKFGKKKAVEE
- a CDS encoding Fic family protein, whose protein sequence is MAGLPSLFQEIDKLKGELDALRPFDREVEQRVLQKFRLWWTYHSNAIEGNKLTQGETEMFLMEGLTAKGKPLKDHLDLKGHSDAINYLLQLVRNKEPITEVVIREMHRVLLVEPYNVPALTPDGQPTSKTVSIGEYKTQPNHVRTPTGEMHYYSTPLETPANMRELVTWEREASEKRAIHVVEIAAYFHHRFTAIHPFDDGNGRMARLLMNLLLMREGYPPVVIRNGERDAYLYALRQADAGNANELIQLVAEHVRDSLDLFTKGVKGEDIHEPTDLEKEIALLKMELSAVEEAEPFSIKALDEVMETSIVPLFLEIKRMLLPISEWFVNAEVTTKSTYRSTYHSETLEASTDLSEATSPPVKWPMFNREYGKGDIESLTVGFVFKNFRRSGLETFDVSASFHVHFERLKYSVQRFRPNQPVWQHLYQEKLTKDEIGEMARAVVREIVDEVKSKNERLTKNGGKR
- a CDS encoding histidine triad nucleotide-binding protein; translation: MTLFEKIIAREIPADIIYEDDFCVSFRDINPKAPVHVLIVPKKVIPRVGDAVAGDQETLGALLLAAGKIATQLGVNSTDKGFRLVINHGKDAGETVPHMHVHLLAGRELGWPPG